The genomic DNA CCGTCAGCGAGACCAACCTCGTCCCGGGCGAGCAGGCGCTGCTGTCGCCCGACTGGCTCCCGTACGCCGACCGTCTCGCCCCCGGCGACATCGGCCCCGGCGACGTCACGCCGATGATCGAGGACGACCCGCTGCTCGAGGCCGGCTTCGAGGCCACGGGTGAGGAGGACGTCGACCAGGTGGCGTTCTTCGAGCTGGGTCTCGGGCGTACGAGGGTGCTCTCGGCCGAGGGTCGCGACGTCGCGGCGCAGCGCTGGTACGACGGCGCCCACGGTCCGCACGCCGAGGTCGCCGAGAAGGCTCCCGCCCCCTGCTCCAGCTGCGGCTTCTTCGTCCCGATGGCCGGTGCGCTGCGCCAGGTGTTCGGCGTGTGCGCCAACGCCTGGTCGCCCTCCGACGGCTCGGTCGTCTCGCTCGACCACGGGTGCGGTGCGCACTCCGAGGTCGACATGGAGCAGCCCAAGCCCGAGCACATCGAGCCTCCCGTGCTCGATGAGCTGGCGTTCGACGTGGTGCAGTGATGGGCGGCGGCATCGGCCTGCTGGTCTTCGGGGCGATCCTCACCTTCGCGGTGCGGTTCGAGCCGAAGGGCTTCGACATCCAGACGGCCGGTGTGATCCTCATGATCGCCGGCATCGTGATGATCGGCGTCAACTACTACGGCCGCCGCCGCCGGCGTACCTCCATCACCCGCATCGCCGACGACGGCACCGTGCAGCGCACGATCCGCGAGGACGAGGGCGAGGACACCACCGCCTGAGCGGTGCGTGATCAGGCCAGGTCGGCGGCGTTGCCCCGTCCGCGTCGCAGGTACAACCAGCCGAGTGCGCCGAGCGCGATGCCGGCCACCGGCACCCACGGCCACCAGTCACGGTCGCCCTCGTGCAGAGCAGGCACCGCGAGCAGCACGACCAGCGCAAG from Luteipulveratus halotolerans includes the following:
- a CDS encoding DUF2530 domain-containing protein is translated as MTDPAGPSHFDPKHPTPLPFDTLRVIEIGMVLWGLALVVLLAVPALHEGDRDWWPWVPVAGIALGALGWLYLRRGRGNAADLA
- a CDS encoding DUF6458 family protein, whose translation is MGGGIGLLVFGAILTFAVRFEPKGFDIQTAGVILMIAGIVMIGVNYYGRRRRRTSITRIADDGTVQRTIREDEGEDTTA
- a CDS encoding DUF3027 domain-containing protein, which codes for MPKVKEIKADKVLVGAVDLAREAAESIAAPGAVGDHVRVTMDGERLATHYFACTSKAYPGWVWAVTVARAARQKFATVSETNLVPGEQALLSPDWLPYADRLAPGDIGPGDVTPMIEDDPLLEAGFEATGEEDVDQVAFFELGLGRTRVLSAEGRDVAAQRWYDGAHGPHAEVAEKAPAPCSSCGFFVPMAGALRQVFGVCANAWSPSDGSVVSLDHGCGAHSEVDMEQPKPEHIEPPVLDELAFDVVQ